One stretch of Eggerthella lenta DSM 2243 DNA includes these proteins:
- a CDS encoding complex I subunit 1 family protein, with the protein MTMLFALIGTLVFAIVAPVLGCLLAGLDRKISARMQGRVGPPLLQPYYDVRKLIEKDNVSVNSTEGTYITCALVFTLIAGGIFFSGGNLLMSVFVITLSGLFFIVAAYSTRSPYAEIGANRETLQVMAYEPMVLFMAVAFYMAAGTFNSAGVFFLDAPVVTNIWLVFLGFLFVLTIKLRKSPFDLSYSHHAHQEIVKGITTEMSGKTLAKVEIMHWCENVLFLGWTALFFLWGNPLSIVLALVVVVLVYFLEIWIDNNFARVKWQALLASAWGVALVAGGVNIAFLAYL; encoded by the coding sequence ATGACAATGCTCTTCGCTCTTATCGGCACCCTCGTCTTCGCCATCGTCGCGCCGGTTCTGGGATGCCTGCTCGCCGGTCTCGACCGCAAGATCTCGGCTCGTATGCAGGGTCGCGTGGGACCCCCGCTGTTGCAGCCGTACTACGATGTCCGCAAGCTCATCGAGAAGGACAACGTGTCGGTGAACTCCACCGAGGGCACCTACATCACGTGCGCCCTCGTGTTCACCCTCATCGCCGGCGGCATCTTCTTCTCCGGCGGCAACCTGCTGATGAGCGTGTTCGTGATCACGCTGTCGGGCCTGTTCTTCATCGTGGCCGCGTACTCCACGCGCTCGCCGTACGCCGAGATCGGCGCGAACCGCGAGACGCTGCAGGTCATGGCGTACGAGCCCATGGTGCTGTTCATGGCCGTGGCGTTCTACATGGCGGCCGGAACCTTCAACTCCGCAGGCGTGTTCTTCCTCGACGCGCCCGTAGTGACCAATATCTGGCTCGTATTCCTGGGCTTTTTGTTCGTGCTCACCATCAAGCTGCGCAAGTCGCCGTTCGACCTGTCGTACTCGCATCATGCGCATCAGGAGATCGTCAAGGGCATCACCACCGAGATGAGCGGCAAGACGCTGGCGAAGGTGGAGATCATGCACTGGTGCGAGAACGTGCTGTTCCTCGGCTGGACCGCGCTGTTCTTCCTTTGGGGCAACCCGCTGTCCATCGTGCTGGCGCTCGTGGTAGTGGTGCTCGTGTACTTCCTTGAGATCTGGATCGACAACAACTTCGCTCGCGTGAAGTGGCAGGCCCTGCTGGCATCGGCGTGGGGCGTGGCCCTCGTCGCGGGCGGCGTGAACATCGCGTTCTTGGCCTACCTGTAA
- a CDS encoding NADH-quinone oxidoreductase subunit B family protein, giving the protein MTYATKSPWVIHYDGSSCNGCDIEVLAALCPGFDVERFGIINTGNPKHADIFLVTGSVNEQNIGVVQEIYNQMVEPKVVIACGICACSAGIFHDCYNVIGGVDQAIPVDVYAPGCAVRPEAIIDAVVQGLGILEEKSKALQAQKKGA; this is encoded by the coding sequence ATGACGTATGCAACCAAATCACCGTGGGTCATCCACTACGACGGTTCCAGCTGCAACGGCTGCGACATCGAAGTGCTGGCCGCGCTGTGCCCCGGGTTCGATGTGGAGCGCTTCGGCATCATCAACACGGGCAACCCCAAGCACGCCGACATCTTCCTCGTCACGGGCAGCGTGAACGAGCAGAACATCGGCGTGGTCCAGGAGATCTACAACCAGATGGTCGAGCCGAAGGTGGTCATCGCGTGCGGCATCTGCGCATGCTCGGCCGGCATCTTCCACGACTGCTACAACGTGATCGGCGGCGTCGACCAGGCCATCCCCGTGGACGTGTACGCGCCCGGCTGCGCCGTGCGTCCCGAAGCCATCATCGATGCGGTCGTGCAGGGACTCGGAATCCTGGAAGAAAAATCGAAAGCCCTGCAGGCGCAAAAGAAAGGGGCGTGA
- a CDS encoding NADH-quinone oxidoreductase subunit C, with translation MRNVTLQSEFIPLTIEGLPALAAEKKAEGARFVQMLCVNTEEGIDLVYSFMKDGVLTNHEIKGVKKGTTVPSVTDQFLAAFVFENEAHDLFGVDIEGIAIDFGGNFYALAQKEPMTIISPEQKAAREKARKVAEAKAAKERAAKAAEASYVASHPEAKSKPTGDVIKPSGSDDLDARLAGVDPEKVARVKAAIAAKAKKEAAAKQAAADEKIANLDPEKAAKVKAALEAKAAREAAKTETEKEGE, from the coding sequence GTGAGAAACGTGACCCTGCAATCGGAATTCATCCCGCTCACCATCGAGGGCCTGCCGGCGCTCGCAGCGGAAAAGAAGGCGGAAGGCGCGCGCTTCGTGCAGATGCTGTGCGTGAACACCGAGGAAGGCATCGATCTCGTGTACTCGTTCATGAAGGACGGCGTGCTGACGAACCATGAGATCAAAGGCGTGAAGAAGGGCACGACCGTACCCAGCGTCACCGATCAGTTCCTGGCGGCGTTCGTGTTCGAGAACGAGGCGCACGATCTGTTCGGCGTGGACATCGAGGGCATCGCCATCGACTTCGGCGGCAACTTCTACGCGCTCGCGCAGAAAGAGCCCATGACCATCATCTCGCCGGAGCAGAAGGCGGCTCGCGAGAAGGCGAGGAAGGTGGCCGAGGCGAAAGCCGCCAAGGAGCGCGCTGCGAAGGCCGCGGAGGCCTCGTACGTGGCGAGCCATCCCGAGGCGAAGTCCAAGCCGACAGGCGACGTCATCAAGCCTTCGGGCTCCGACGACCTGGACGCGCGCCTGGCCGGCGTGGATCCCGAGAAGGTCGCCCGCGTCAAGGCGGCCATCGCCGCGAAGGCCAAGAAGGAGGCTGCGGCGAAGCAGGCGGCCGCCGATGAGAAGATCGCGAACCTCGACCCTGAGAAAGCAGCCAAGGTGAAGGCCGCTTTGGAAGCCAAGGCCGCGCGCGAAGCGGCGAAGACGGAAACAGAAAAGGAAGGTGAGTAG
- a CDS encoding nickel-dependent hydrogenase large subunit, with translation MGKATVIPFGPQHPVLPEPLHLDLVVEDETVIEAVPQIGFIHRGLEKLVETRDYNQFIYVAERICGICAFGHSMGYAETVEKLMGVEIPERAEYLRVIWHELSRIHSHVLWMGLAADAFGFESLFMHCWRLRERVLDIFEKTTGGRVIFSVVKVGGVVRDIDDAQFAEMKRVLEGIKDEYRQLCNAFLKDSSVKNRTVGVGYISHEDALAQSMVGPFARASNVNYDARMLGNGGYGFLSDFQPVLDGQGDCYARVKVRALEVLQSIDIIEEMIAKIPAGDIAVDVKGSPAAGAEAANVVEQPRGECYYYARGNGSKFLDRMRMRTPTSQNLAGMATALAGCDLADVNMIVLTIDPCISCTER, from the coding sequence ATGGGAAAGGCGACCGTCATCCCGTTCGGCCCCCAACATCCGGTGCTGCCCGAGCCTTTGCACCTCGATCTCGTGGTGGAGGACGAGACCGTCATCGAGGCGGTTCCGCAGATCGGCTTCATCCACCGCGGCCTCGAGAAGCTCGTGGAGACGCGCGATTACAACCAGTTCATCTACGTGGCCGAGCGTATCTGCGGCATCTGCGCGTTCGGGCATTCCATGGGCTACGCCGAGACCGTCGAGAAGCTCATGGGCGTCGAGATCCCCGAGCGCGCCGAGTACCTGCGCGTCATCTGGCACGAGCTTTCGCGTATCCACTCCCACGTGCTGTGGATGGGACTCGCGGCCGACGCATTCGGTTTCGAGAGCCTGTTCATGCACTGCTGGCGTTTGCGCGAGCGCGTGCTGGACATCTTCGAGAAGACCACCGGCGGGCGCGTCATTTTCTCGGTCGTCAAGGTGGGCGGCGTGGTCCGCGACATCGATGACGCGCAGTTCGCCGAGATGAAGCGCGTGCTGGAGGGCATCAAGGACGAATACCGCCAGCTGTGCAACGCGTTCCTCAAAGACAGCTCGGTGAAGAACCGCACCGTTGGCGTGGGCTATATCAGCCATGAGGATGCGCTGGCCCAGAGCATGGTGGGTCCGTTCGCGCGCGCCTCCAACGTGAACTACGACGCGCGCATGCTGGGCAACGGCGGCTACGGCTTCCTGTCCGACTTCCAGCCTGTCCTCGACGGCCAAGGCGACTGCTACGCTCGCGTGAAGGTGCGCGCGCTCGAGGTGCTGCAGTCCATCGATATCATCGAGGAGATGATCGCCAAGATCCCCGCCGGCGACATCGCCGTCGACGTGAAGGGCTCCCCTGCGGCCGGTGCCGAGGCCGCCAACGTGGTGGAGCAGCCTCGCGGCGAATGCTACTACTATGCGCGCGGCAACGGGTCGAAGTTCCTCGACCGCATGCGCATGCGCACGCCGACGTCGCAGAACCTGGCCGGCATGGCCACGGCGCTCGCCGGGTGCGACCTGGCCGACGTCAACATGATCGTGCTCACCATCGACCCCTGCATCAGCTGCACGGAAAGGTAG
- a CDS encoding 4Fe-4S binding protein codes for MGSFKLGKMTLGGLFKKPETLMYPVETKTPPAGLKGHVVNDVDRCILCGICQKRCPCAAIVVDKPARTWTIDRFRCVQCGSCVRECPKDCLTMEPTYTPPATSKHVDSFEVPETKKTA; via the coding sequence ATGGGAAGCTTCAAGCTGGGAAAAATGACCCTTGGGGGCCTGTTCAAGAAGCCCGAGACGCTCATGTACCCCGTCGAGACGAAAACCCCTCCCGCGGGTCTCAAGGGCCATGTGGTGAACGACGTTGACCGATGCATCCTGTGCGGCATCTGCCAGAAGCGCTGCCCCTGCGCCGCAATCGTAGTGGACAAGCCGGCGCGCACCTGGACCATCGACCGCTTCCGCTGCGTGCAGTGCGGCAGCTGCGTGCGCGAATGCCCGAAGGACTGCCTGACCATGGAGCCCACGTACACGCCGCCGGCGACGAGCAAGCACGTCGACTCCTTCGAGGTTCCGGAGACCAAGAAAACGGCGTAA
- a CDS encoding CDP-alcohol phosphatidyltransferase family protein has protein sequence MGQKDEGCAADQVSDRIFTVPNIISFVRLCLVPVFLVLLLNGFNVAATLLYALAAGTDWIDGQIARRTNAVSRLGQLLDPAVDRILMISGVCGLFLVGRLPLWIILVVLVRDLLLLMGGAVLLKRFRVRVAVIFPGKVATTLLFVGFAGLLLNWPLVPGLGLVDAAWLPGLNGLPCSWGIWFVYAGLALGLVTTAYYIAAALRKLRAVKDAQAESTR, from the coding sequence ATGGGACAGAAGGATGAGGGCTGCGCAGCCGACCAGGTGAGCGACCGCATCTTCACCGTGCCGAACATCATCTCGTTCGTCAGGCTGTGCCTCGTGCCCGTCTTCCTTGTGCTGCTTCTCAACGGTTTCAACGTCGCGGCTACGCTGCTGTACGCGCTGGCAGCGGGCACCGACTGGATCGACGGGCAGATCGCCCGCCGGACGAATGCCGTGTCCCGTCTGGGCCAGCTGCTCGATCCGGCGGTCGACCGCATCCTCATGATCTCGGGCGTGTGCGGCCTGTTCCTCGTGGGACGTCTGCCGCTGTGGATCATCCTCGTGGTGCTCGTGCGCGATCTGCTGCTGCTCATGGGCGGCGCGGTGCTGCTCAAGCGCTTTCGCGTGCGCGTGGCCGTCATCTTTCCGGGCAAGGTGGCCACGACGCTCTTGTTCGTCGGCTTCGCCGGCCTGCTGCTGAACTGGCCGCTCGTACCGGGACTCGGTCTCGTGGACGCGGCTTGGTTGCCGGGTTTGAACGGGCTGCCCTGTTCGTGGGGCATCTGGTTCGTATATGCCGGACTTGCGCTGGGGCTGGTCACTACCGCGTATTACATCGCTGCGGCACTGCGGAAGCTGCGTGCTGTCAAGGATGCGCAGGCGGAGAGCACGCGGTAG
- a CDS encoding VanW family protein, translating into MLLSLLALVGKGLATLFRALAALVARSRIALAVVFVCAALLVFGVADFAVNANKAYPGVRVGQIDAAGKTADELAALIDEVYGARLAQGSVTIYANDEAEARIADETAAAQDAALAEQLALEEARANKLAWTADAASLEARVPSDELAAEALAVGREDGGILARLAALATGRELKPRAAYAETAVESLASDIDAAIGDPRVDYGIVVEDGTASVTEGHDGFMVNRDELRRTLDELLLGQEDGSRSFVARAEHAPLRIDESAAQDACDAVNAAIADGARFTYEGAAWSASASDVGSWVSTRIDGSSLAAFVDAAKAKPALLAHVAEVGKGDPVHVSFEVADDDVIVRTDGEGAIPLVAEATGLLDAALFGDDGKARTGVGAGAPVEVAIGSGPAPEAMPFDEAMDLGVIGAIASYTTEYATGPGTEARNHNIALVSQYLSDSVAKPGDSWSFNGTAGDCSTEERGFKGAGAIVDGEYDDAIGGGICQVATTVFNAVYDAGFPVLTRHNHSLYIASYPTGRDAAVSWPDLDFVWQNDSASDVLVRLSCVDGSVTATLYGVDPGYKVSTTTGDWGEGRKYETRTTIDDTLAPNASYVKTRGTDGRTITIIRTVKDESGEVLHEDPFSSVYDPVTEVVVEGPKVAGDGKSDAATEGSSSNVTSN; encoded by the coding sequence GTGCTGCTGTCCTTGCTCGCCCTGGTCGGCAAGGGGCTTGCGACGTTGTTCCGCGCGCTCGCGGCTCTCGTGGCGCGCAGCCGCATCGCGCTCGCCGTGGTCTTCGTGTGCGCGGCGCTGCTCGTCTTCGGCGTTGCGGACTTCGCCGTAAACGCGAACAAAGCTTACCCCGGCGTGCGGGTGGGGCAGATCGACGCCGCCGGAAAGACGGCCGACGAGCTGGCCGCCCTCATCGACGAGGTCTACGGCGCGCGCCTGGCCCAAGGCAGCGTGACCATCTACGCGAACGACGAAGCGGAGGCGCGCATCGCCGACGAGACGGCCGCCGCGCAGGACGCGGCGCTTGCCGAGCAGCTGGCGTTGGAGGAGGCGCGCGCCAACAAGCTTGCTTGGACGGCCGACGCGGCCTCGCTCGAGGCGCGCGTTCCTTCCGATGAGCTGGCCGCCGAGGCGCTCGCCGTGGGTCGCGAGGACGGCGGCATCCTGGCGCGTCTCGCTGCGTTGGCGACGGGCCGCGAGCTGAAGCCTCGCGCCGCGTATGCGGAGACGGCGGTGGAGTCGCTGGCTTCCGACATCGACGCGGCCATCGGCGACCCGCGCGTCGACTACGGGATCGTCGTGGAGGACGGCACGGCTTCGGTCACCGAAGGCCATGACGGCTTCATGGTGAATCGCGACGAGCTCAGGCGGACGCTCGACGAGCTGCTGCTCGGTCAGGAGGACGGTAGCAGGTCGTTCGTCGCCCGAGCCGAGCATGCGCCTTTGCGCATCGACGAGTCCGCCGCGCAGGATGCATGCGACGCTGTGAACGCGGCCATTGCCGACGGGGCGCGGTTCACGTACGAAGGCGCCGCTTGGAGCGCGTCGGCTTCGGACGTCGGCAGCTGGGTGTCCACGCGCATCGACGGGTCGTCTCTCGCGGCGTTCGTCGACGCCGCCAAGGCGAAGCCTGCGCTGCTGGCGCATGTCGCCGAGGTGGGCAAAGGGGATCCCGTGCACGTGTCGTTCGAGGTCGCAGACGACGATGTGATCGTCCGCACCGATGGCGAGGGCGCCATTCCGCTAGTCGCGGAAGCTACGGGGCTGTTGGATGCCGCGCTGTTCGGCGATGACGGCAAAGCGCGTACCGGCGTGGGAGCGGGCGCGCCGGTCGAAGTGGCCATCGGCTCCGGTCCCGCACCTGAGGCGATGCCGTTCGACGAGGCGATGGATCTCGGGGTGATCGGCGCCATCGCCTCCTACACCACCGAGTACGCCACAGGCCCCGGCACCGAGGCGCGCAACCACAACATCGCGCTCGTGTCCCAGTACCTCAGCGACTCCGTGGCGAAGCCCGGCGACAGCTGGTCGTTCAACGGGACGGCGGGGGATTGCAGCACCGAGGAGCGCGGCTTCAAGGGCGCGGGCGCCATCGTGGACGGCGAGTACGACGACGCCATCGGCGGGGGCATCTGCCAGGTGGCCACCACCGTGTTCAACGCCGTGTACGATGCAGGATTCCCCGTGCTCACGAGGCACAACCACTCGCTTTACATCGCCAGCTACCCCACGGGGCGCGATGCGGCGGTCAGCTGGCCCGATCTTGACTTCGTATGGCAAAACGATTCCGCTAGCGATGTTTTGGTGCGTCTTTCTTGTGTGGACGGGTCCGTAACGGCTACACTATACGGAGTCGACCCCGGATACAAGGTGTCCACGACGACGGGCGACTGGGGCGAAGGCCGGAAGTACGAGACGAGGACGACGATCGACGATACGCTCGCGCCGAACGCGAGCTACGTCAAGACGCGCGGAACCGATGGGCGCACCATCACCATTATCCGTACGGTCAAGGACGAATCCGGCGAGGTTCTGCACGAAGATCCGTTCAGCTCCGTGTACGATCCGGTAACGGAGGTCGTCGTCGAGGGTCCCAAAGTCGCGGGCGACGGAAAAAGCGACGCTGCGACGGAGGGTTCTTCATCCAACGTCACGAGCAATTGA
- a CDS encoding phenylacetate--CoA ligase family protein: MYYQPDIETMPVEQLRDLQLERMKKTVQHSYDNVAFYQRSFKEAGVEPGDLKTLEDLPKFPFVVKQDMRDAYPFGLFAVPQKDVARIHASSGTTGQATVVGHTANDLKNWGDCFARGIHMVNGNEDSTIQVSYGYGLFTGGLGAHYGGEAAGCTVIPTSSGNTKRQIQMMKDLGTDILACTPSYALLIADTAIEMGYDPAVDFKISAGIFGAEPASESMREDIRKKLGIQYCDVYGLSEVMGPGVAMECAESHGLHVAEDHFYAEIVDPDTLKPLPDGEYGELVFTTLTRECCPLVRYRTRDVTRIIPEECACGRTHRKIDRIVGRTDDMLILRGVNVFPSQIEQVIVSFPEIAAQYQIILTSKGPLDHVELDVETVPEFPFDEIRKLQDLKRRLAAELKSNLQIAVDIKIVEPKTIERSEGKAKRIIDLREGKKA, encoded by the coding sequence GTGTACTATCAGCCAGACATCGAGACCATGCCCGTAGAGCAGCTGCGCGACCTGCAGCTGGAGCGCATGAAGAAGACCGTGCAGCACTCCTATGACAACGTGGCGTTCTACCAGCGATCGTTCAAGGAGGCCGGCGTCGAGCCGGGCGACCTCAAGACCCTCGAGGACCTGCCGAAGTTCCCGTTCGTCGTGAAACAGGACATGCGCGACGCCTACCCGTTCGGGCTGTTCGCCGTGCCGCAGAAGGACGTGGCGCGCATCCACGCGTCGTCGGGCACGACGGGCCAGGCCACCGTAGTGGGGCATACCGCGAACGACCTCAAGAACTGGGGCGACTGCTTCGCGCGCGGCATCCATATGGTGAACGGCAACGAGGACTCCACCATCCAGGTGTCTTACGGCTACGGCCTGTTCACGGGCGGCTTGGGCGCGCACTACGGCGGCGAGGCCGCGGGCTGCACGGTCATCCCCACCTCCTCGGGAAACACGAAGCGCCAGATCCAGATGATGAAGGACCTGGGCACCGATATTCTCGCTTGCACGCCCTCCTATGCGCTGCTCATCGCCGACACCGCCATCGAGATGGGATACGACCCGGCGGTCGACTTCAAGATCTCGGCCGGCATCTTCGGCGCTGAGCCCGCCTCCGAAAGCATGCGCGAGGACATCCGCAAGAAGCTGGGCATCCAGTACTGCGACGTGTACGGTCTGTCCGAAGTCATGGGCCCGGGCGTGGCCATGGAGTGCGCGGAGTCGCACGGCCTGCATGTGGCGGAGGATCATTTCTACGCCGAGATCGTGGATCCCGATACGCTCAAGCCCCTGCCCGACGGCGAGTACGGCGAGCTCGTGTTCACCACGCTCACGCGCGAGTGCTGCCCGCTCGTGCGCTACCGCACCCGCGACGTCACGCGCATCATCCCCGAGGAGTGCGCGTGCGGACGCACCCACCGCAAGATCGACCGCATCGTGGGGCGCACCGACGACATGCTCATCCTGCGCGGCGTGAACGTGTTCCCGTCCCAGATCGAGCAGGTCATCGTCAGCTTCCCGGAGATCGCGGCGCAGTACCAGATCATCCTCACCTCGAAGGGCCCGCTCGACCACGTCGAGCTGGACGTGGAGACGGTGCCCGAATTCCCGTTCGACGAGATCCGCAAGCTCCAGGACCTCAAACGCCGCTTGGCCGCCGAGCTCAAGAGCAACCTGCAGATCGCCGTGGACATCAAGATCGTGGAGCCGAAGACCATCGAGCGCAGCGAGGGCAAGGCGAAGCGCATCATCGACCTGAGAGAAGGGAAGAAGGCATGA
- a CDS encoding amino acid-binding protein: protein MISQLTVFLENEKGRLAAACRAVSDAGINMHALNLADTSDFGVVRMLTDTPEAAAEALREQGYRATVTPVLAVRVPNVPGGLAKLLEFMDEQDANVEYGYCFSVNEDYAVDVLKADGSDDLEQKLTDAGFEPVRPEDIYRID from the coding sequence ATGATTTCGCAGCTGACCGTTTTCCTCGAGAACGAGAAGGGCCGCCTCGCGGCCGCCTGCCGCGCCGTGTCCGACGCGGGCATCAACATGCACGCGCTGAACCTGGCGGACACGTCGGACTTCGGCGTGGTGCGCATGCTGACCGACACGCCCGAGGCCGCAGCCGAAGCGCTGCGCGAGCAGGGCTACCGCGCCACCGTCACCCCGGTGCTGGCCGTGCGCGTTCCCAACGTGCCGGGCGGCCTGGCGAAGCTCCTCGAGTTCATGGACGAGCAGGACGCCAACGTCGAGTACGGCTACTGCTTCTCGGTGAACGAGGACTACGCCGTCGACGTGCTCAAGGCCGACGGTTCGGACGACCTGGAGCAGAAGCTGACCGATGCCGGTTTCGAGCCGGTGCGACCGGAGGACATCTACCGCATTGACTAA
- a CDS encoding D-alanyl-D-alanine carboxypeptidase family protein, translating to MTNFFEHIASVGRARLLACALACALALSGAAWTAPAFADVRKADVVYGQTVDARGLAVAQCPSIDAEYAMVMGADGTVYFERNAQSPTQIASITKIMTGVVALDAVEDGLLSLDSPVTVSAAAAAVGESSAGLQEGDVMNLDAALKALLVPSGNDAAVAIAETIGALMEPGTSDPEAVFVNAMNAKAQELGCTDTVYDNPHGLDFDAYAGDLHSTAADVAKVVQYAMTNDTFRAAVGGGSTTIQVTRADGAKADIYLETTDGFFDIYEYAIGVKTGVTLLAGPSFAGAANKDGRELYAIVINSSSEAQRFKDAESLCEWVYQHEISYQLANSPETATMNGTEVPVVAEVAHSGWIDKTVKATLRDPAAAVTIFDLNGNVSQSLEFDELAGNVKEGDKVGTITFKQRNTVIATMDLVACEDVDAPDFFEGMGVWWDRLFRSFSGGQEVARSITLNETPLVIDKTASAA from the coding sequence TTGACTAACTTCTTCGAGCATATCGCATCCGTCGGGCGAGCGCGCCTTCTAGCATGCGCGCTCGCCTGCGCGCTGGCGCTTTCGGGCGCCGCTTGGACGGCACCCGCCTTCGCCGACGTGCGCAAAGCAGACGTCGTATACGGCCAAACGGTCGATGCACGCGGCCTGGCCGTGGCGCAGTGCCCCAGCATCGACGCCGAGTACGCCATGGTCATGGGGGCCGACGGCACCGTGTACTTCGAACGCAACGCCCAAAGCCCCACGCAGATCGCGTCCATCACGAAGATCATGACCGGCGTGGTTGCCCTCGATGCCGTGGAGGACGGGCTCCTGTCGCTCGATTCGCCCGTCACGGTTTCCGCCGCCGCCGCCGCGGTAGGCGAGTCGTCGGCGGGCTTGCAAGAGGGCGACGTCATGAATCTCGATGCGGCGCTCAAGGCGCTGCTCGTGCCTTCGGGCAACGATGCCGCCGTGGCCATCGCCGAGACGATCGGTGCTCTCATGGAGCCGGGCACGTCCGATCCGGAAGCCGTGTTCGTGAACGCCATGAACGCCAAGGCTCAGGAGCTGGGCTGCACCGACACGGTGTACGACAACCCGCACGGGCTTGATTTCGACGCCTACGCGGGCGATTTGCACAGCACGGCGGCCGACGTGGCGAAAGTGGTGCAGTACGCCATGACCAACGACACGTTTCGCGCGGCTGTGGGCGGCGGGAGCACCACCATCCAGGTGACGCGCGCCGACGGCGCGAAGGCCGACATCTACCTTGAGACCACCGACGGGTTCTTCGACATCTACGAGTACGCCATAGGCGTGAAGACCGGCGTCACCCTGCTCGCCGGCCCGTCGTTCGCGGGCGCCGCCAACAAGGACGGCCGCGAGCTGTACGCCATCGTCATCAACTCGTCCTCCGAGGCGCAGCGTTTCAAAGACGCCGAGAGCCTCTGCGAATGGGTGTACCAGCACGAGATATCCTACCAGCTTGCGAACAGCCCCGAAACCGCCACGATGAACGGCACCGAGGTGCCGGTGGTGGCTGAGGTGGCCCATTCCGGCTGGATCGACAAGACGGTGAAGGCGACGCTGCGCGACCCTGCGGCAGCCGTCACCATCTTCGACTTGAACGGCAACGTGAGCCAGTCGCTCGAGTTCGACGAGCTGGCGGGCAACGTGAAGGAAGGCGACAAGGTGGGCACGATCACCTTCAAGCAGCGCAACACCGTCATCGCCACGATGGACCTCGTGGCATGCGAGGACGTCGACGCGCCCGACTTCTTCGAGGGCATGGGCGTGTGGTGGGACCGCCTGTTCCGCAGCTTCTCCGGAGGCCAGGAAGTGGCGCGTTCCATCACGCTCAACGAGACGCCGCTCGTCATCGACAAGACCGCGTCCGCAGCGTAG
- a CDS encoding FHA domain-containing protein has protein sequence MSMCPVCNNPIDSQAPVCPHCGFKLLGSTQRFEPVSFGDDALPVAAAPQAAAALHVVRGPQTGVTYQLGDQALTIGRSPQCDLFLNDMTVSREHASVEPADGGYVIRDANSFNGVWVNNESVETRRLVSGDVIQIGAFCLVYKEE, from the coding sequence ATGAGCATGTGCCCTGTTTGCAACAACCCCATCGATTCGCAGGCTCCGGTCTGCCCGCATTGCGGGTTCAAGCTGCTCGGATCCACCCAGCGTTTCGAGCCGGTGTCGTTCGGCGACGATGCACTGCCCGTCGCGGCCGCCCCCCAGGCCGCTGCCGCCCTCCACGTGGTGCGCGGCCCGCAGACCGGGGTCACCTACCAACTGGGCGATCAGGCGCTCACCATCGGGCGCAGCCCGCAGTGCGACCTGTTCCTCAACGATATGACCGTGTCGCGCGAGCACGCTTCGGTCGAGCCTGCGGACGGCGGCTACGTCATCCGCGACGCCAACTCGTTCAACGGCGTATGGGTGAACAACGAAAGCGTGGAAACGCGCCGGCTCGTCTCGGGAGACGTCATCCAGATCGGCGCCTTCTGCCTGGTCTACAAGGAGGAGTAG